The following proteins come from a genomic window of Streptomyces sp. NBC_01716:
- the bldD gene encoding transcriptional regulator BldD: MSSEYAKQLGAKLRAIRTQQGLSLHGVEEKSQGRWKAVVVGSYERGDRAVTVQRLAELADFYGVPVQELLPGTTPGGAAEPPPKLVLDLERLAHVPQEKAGPLQRYAATIQSQRGDYNGKVLSIRQDDLRTLAVIYDQSPSVLTEQLISWGVLDADARRAVAHDEG, translated from the coding sequence ATGTCCAGCGAATACGCAAAGCAGCTCGGGGCCAAGCTCCGCGCCATCCGCACCCAGCAGGGCCTCTCCCTCCACGGCGTGGAGGAGAAGTCCCAGGGCCGTTGGAAGGCCGTGGTGGTGGGGTCGTACGAGCGCGGCGACCGCGCCGTGACCGTGCAGCGCCTCGCCGAGCTGGCCGACTTCTACGGTGTGCCGGTGCAGGAGCTCCTGCCGGGCACCACGCCGGGCGGGGCCGCCGAGCCGCCGCCGAAGCTCGTTCTTGACCTGGAGCGTCTCGCCCATGTCCCGCAGGAGAAGGCCGGCCCGCTCCAGCGTTACGCGGCGACCATCCAGAGCCAGCGCGGTGACTACAACGGCAAGGTGCTGTCGATCCGCCAGGACGACCTGCGCACCCTCGCGGTCATCTACGACCAGTCGCCCTCGGTCCTCACCGAGCAGCTGATCAGCTGGGGTGTGCTGGACGCGGACGCGCGCCGCGCCGTGGCCCACGACGAGGGCTGA
- the efp gene encoding elongation factor P, with protein sequence MASTNDLKNGMVLKLDSGQLWSVVEFQHVKPGKGPAFVRTKLKNVLSGKVVDKTFNAGVKVETASVDRRDMQFSYMDGEYFVFMDMGTYDQIHISREVVGDAANFLLEGFEATVAMYEGNALYVELPAAVELVIEHTDPGVQGDRSTGGSKPAKLETGYEIGVPLFITTGEKIKVDTRSGEYLGRVNS encoded by the coding sequence GTGGCTTCCACGAACGACCTCAAGAACGGCATGGTGCTCAAGCTCGACTCTGGCCAGCTCTGGTCCGTCGTCGAGTTCCAGCACGTCAAGCCTGGCAAGGGCCCGGCCTTTGTGCGTACCAAGCTGAAGAACGTGCTCTCCGGCAAGGTCGTCGACAAGACCTTCAACGCCGGCGTGAAGGTCGAGACGGCCAGCGTCGACCGCCGCGACATGCAGTTCTCGTACATGGACGGCGAGTACTTCGTCTTCATGGACATGGGCACCTACGACCAGATCCACATCAGCCGCGAGGTCGTCGGCGACGCCGCGAACTTCCTCCTGGAGGGCTTCGAGGCCACGGTGGCGATGTACGAGGGCAACGCCCTCTACGTCGAGCTGCCCGCCGCCGTCGAGCTGGTCATCGAGCACACCGACCCCGGTGTGCAGGGCGACCGCTCCACCGGTGGCTCCAAGCCCGCCAAGCTGGAGACCGGTTACGAGATCGGTGTCCCGCTCTTCATCACGACCGGCGAGAAGATCAAGGTCGACACGCGCTCCGGTGAGTACCTCGGCCGGGTGAACAGCTAA
- a CDS encoding dihydroorotase has protein sequence MSKTLIRGAKVLGGEPCDVLIDGTVIERVGIGIEAGDATVVAAEGQILLPGLVDLHTHLREPGREDSETVLTGTRAAAVGGFTAVHAMANTFPVADTAGVVEQVWRLGRESGYCDVQPVGAVTVGLEGKQLAELGAMHDSAAGVRVFSDDGKCVDDAVIMRRALEYVKAFDGVIAQHAQEPRLTEGAQMNEGIVSAELGLGGWPAVAEESIIARDVLLAAHVGSRVHICHLSTAGSVEIIRWAKSKGWNVTAEVTPHHLLLTDELVRSYNPLYKVNPPLRTEADVLALREALADGTIDCVATDHAPHPHEDKDCEWAAAAMGMVGLETALSVVQETMVDTGLIDWAGVADRMSVRPAQIGRLAGHGRPVSAGEPANLTLVDPAYRGVVDPAGFASRSRNTPYQGRELPGRVTHTFLRGRATVVDGNLA, from the coding sequence ATGAGCAAGACCCTGATCCGTGGCGCCAAGGTGCTCGGCGGCGAACCGTGCGACGTCCTCATCGACGGCACGGTCATCGAGCGGGTGGGCATCGGCATCGAGGCGGGTGACGCCACCGTCGTGGCGGCCGAGGGACAGATCCTGCTGCCCGGCCTGGTCGACCTGCACACGCATCTGCGCGAGCCCGGCCGCGAGGACTCCGAGACCGTCCTCACCGGCACCAGGGCGGCGGCTGTGGGCGGCTTCACCGCCGTACACGCGATGGCCAACACCTTCCCCGTCGCCGACACCGCCGGCGTCGTCGAGCAGGTCTGGCGGCTCGGCCGGGAGTCCGGCTACTGCGACGTCCAGCCCGTCGGGGCCGTCACCGTCGGCCTGGAGGGCAAGCAGCTCGCCGAACTCGGCGCCATGCACGACTCGGCCGCCGGGGTGCGGGTCTTCTCCGACGACGGCAAGTGCGTGGACGACGCGGTGATCATGCGCCGGGCCCTGGAGTACGTGAAGGCCTTCGACGGAGTCATCGCCCAGCACGCCCAGGAGCCCCGGCTCACCGAGGGCGCCCAGATGAACGAGGGCATCGTCTCGGCGGAGCTCGGCCTCGGCGGCTGGCCCGCCGTCGCCGAGGAGTCGATCATCGCCCGGGACGTCCTGCTGGCCGCCCATGTCGGCTCCCGCGTCCACATCTGCCATCTCTCCACGGCCGGTTCGGTCGAGATCATCCGGTGGGCCAAGTCGAAGGGCTGGAACGTCACCGCCGAGGTCACCCCGCACCATCTGCTGCTGACGGACGAACTCGTACGGAGCTACAACCCGCTCTACAAGGTGAACCCGCCGCTGCGTACCGAGGCCGACGTCCTGGCGCTGCGCGAGGCCCTCGCGGACGGCACGATCGACTGCGTCGCCACCGACCACGCCCCGCACCCGCACGAGGACAAGGACTGCGAGTGGGCGGCGGCGGCCATGGGCATGGTCGGCCTGGAGACCGCGCTCTCCGTCGTCCAGGAGACGATGGTCGACACCGGTCTCATCGACTGGGCGGGCGTCGCCGACCGGATGTCCGTGCGGCCCGCGCAGATCGGCCGTCTCGCCGGTCACGGCCGTCCCGTCTCGGCAGGTGAGCCCGCCAACCTCACGCTCGTCGATCCCGCTTACCGTGGAGTGGTGGACCCCGCGGGCTTCGCCTCCCGCAGCCGCAACACCCCCTACCAGGGCCGCGAGCTGCCGGGACGTGTAACCCACACCTTCCTGCGGGGCCGTGCCACGGTCGTCGACGGGAATCTGGCGTGA
- the pyrR gene encoding bifunctional pyr operon transcriptional regulator/uracil phosphoribosyltransferase PyrR — protein sequence MDTHSSDAARPVLEAPDIARALTRIAHEIVERAKGADDVVLLGIPTRGVFLARRLGEKLEEITGGKIPVGSLDITMYRDDLRMRPARALARTDIPADGVDGRLVVLVDDVLFSGRTIRAALDALGDIGRPRAVQLAVLVDRGHRELPIRADYVGKNLPTSLRETVKVQLAEEDGRDTVLLGLKKPDPAEPAPAGEQ from the coding sequence ATGGACACGCACAGCTCTGATGCCGCCCGCCCCGTGCTTGAGGCGCCCGACATCGCACGGGCACTGACCCGTATCGCCCACGAGATCGTCGAACGCGCCAAGGGCGCCGACGACGTGGTTCTGCTCGGCATCCCGACCCGCGGCGTCTTCCTGGCCCGGCGGCTCGGCGAGAAGCTCGAAGAGATCACCGGCGGCAAGATCCCGGTCGGCTCCCTCGACATCACGATGTACCGGGACGACCTGCGCATGCGGCCCGCCCGCGCGCTGGCCCGCACCGACATCCCGGCCGACGGCGTCGACGGACGCCTCGTCGTCCTCGTGGACGACGTGCTCTTCTCCGGCCGCACCATCCGCGCCGCCCTCGACGCGCTCGGCGACATCGGCCGGCCGCGCGCCGTCCAGCTCGCCGTCCTCGTCGACCGCGGCCACCGCGAACTGCCCATCCGCGCGGACTACGTGGGCAAGAACCTCCCCACCTCGCTGCGCGAGACGGTCAAGGTGCAGCTCGCCGAGGAGGACGGCCGCGACACGGTGCTGCTCGGCCTGAAGAAGCCCGACCCGGCCGAGCCCGCCCCGGCCGGCGAGCAGTAG
- the nusB gene encoding transcription antitermination factor NusB, whose protein sequence is MAARNKARKRAFQILFEADQRGAPVQTVLADWLRHARTDDRQPPVSEYTMELVEGYAKYAERIDELIGTYSVGWTLDRMPVVDRNIVRLGTYELVWVDGTPDAVVIDEAVQLAKEFSTDDSPSFVNGLLGRFKDLKPSLLRAD, encoded by the coding sequence GTGGCTGCCCGCAACAAGGCCCGTAAGCGCGCCTTCCAGATCCTCTTCGAGGCCGACCAGCGCGGGGCGCCCGTGCAGACGGTCCTCGCGGACTGGCTCCGGCACGCGCGGACCGACGACCGCCAGCCGCCGGTCAGCGAGTACACGATGGAACTCGTCGAGGGATACGCGAAGTACGCCGAGCGGATCGACGAACTCATCGGCACCTACTCGGTGGGCTGGACGCTCGACCGGATGCCGGTCGTCGACCGGAACATCGTGCGGCTCGGTACGTACGAGCTGGTGTGGGTGGACGGAACGCCCGACGCCGTGGTGATCGACGAGGCGGTACAGCTCGCCAAGGAGTTCTCGACCGACGACTCGCCGTCGTTCGTGAACGGTCTCCTCGGCCGCTTCAAGGACCTCAAGCCGAGCCTGCTCCGCGCCGACTAG
- a CDS encoding aspartate carbamoyltransferase catalytic subunit yields the protein MLRLTGASPRTPGHLISAADLTRDDAVLILDTAEEMARVADRPIKKLPTLRGRTVVNLFFEDSTRTRISFEAAAKRLSADVINFSAKGSSVSKGESLKDTALTLEAMGADAVVIRHGSSGAPYRLANSGWIDGAVINAGDGTHEHPTQALLDAFTMRRRLVGADAGIGRDLEGCRITIVGDILHSRVARSNVLLLHTLGAEVTLVAPPTLLPIGVERWPCEVSYDLDQVLPKSDAVMMLRVQRERMNAAFFPTEREYSRRYGLDGERMARMPDNSIVMHPGPMNRGMEITAEVADSDRCTAVEQVANGVSTRMAVLYLLLGGNEPAVTHSRASSATEESK from the coding sequence ATGTTGCGCCTCACAGGGGCAAGCCCCCGTACCCCCGGCCATCTGATCTCCGCCGCCGACCTCACCCGCGACGACGCCGTGCTGATCCTCGACACCGCCGAGGAGATGGCCCGGGTCGCCGACCGGCCCATCAAGAAGCTGCCGACGCTGCGCGGCCGTACGGTCGTCAACCTCTTCTTCGAGGACTCGACCCGCACCCGGATCTCCTTCGAGGCCGCCGCCAAACGCCTCTCCGCCGATGTCATCAACTTCTCGGCCAAGGGCTCGTCGGTCTCCAAAGGAGAGTCGCTCAAGGACACCGCGCTGACGCTGGAGGCGATGGGCGCCGACGCCGTCGTCATCCGCCACGGCTCCTCGGGTGCCCCGTACCGTCTCGCCAACTCCGGCTGGATCGACGGCGCCGTCATCAACGCCGGTGACGGCACGCACGAACACCCCACCCAGGCGCTGCTCGACGCCTTCACGATGCGCCGCAGGCTCGTCGGCGCCGACGCGGGCATCGGCAGGGACCTCGAAGGGTGCCGGATCACGATCGTCGGCGACATCCTGCACAGCCGCGTCGCCCGCTCCAACGTCCTGCTGCTGCACACGCTCGGCGCCGAGGTCACACTCGTCGCCCCGCCGACCCTGCTGCCGATCGGCGTCGAGCGGTGGCCCTGCGAGGTGTCGTACGACCTCGACCAGGTGCTGCCCAAGTCCGACGCCGTGATGATGCTCCGGGTCCAGCGCGAGCGGATGAACGCCGCCTTCTTCCCGACCGAGCGCGAGTACTCACGGCGCTACGGGCTCGACGGCGAGCGGATGGCCCGGATGCCCGACAACTCGATCGTCATGCACCCCGGCCCGATGAACCGCGGTATGGAGATCACCGCCGAGGTCGCCGACTCCGATCGCTGCACGGCCGTCGAACAGGTCGCCAACGGCGTCTCGACGCGGATGGCCGTCCTGTATCTGCTGCTGGGCGGCAACGAACCCGCCGTCACCCATTCCCGCGCGTCGTCCGCCACCGAGGAGAGCAAGTAA
- a CDS encoding aminopeptidase P family protein, which translates to MSEVYAVRRGRLRDRCAAAGSDAALVSLPANVRYLAGGAPPGAVLLLGVADQRDVLLCPRTPSGAPADSRPDERLRLSMLPTAAGDPAVAAADLLDASTARTLAVEEHHLTVARHRAIGSVAPRLLLADLGCAVEQERTVKDEGEIAQLRIAAEISDQALGELLESILVGRTERHLALELERRLVDHGADGPAFRTSVATGPNAGRAGHRPSDRRVEEGDFLSVRLGANYHGYRCEIGRTFVIGTSPADWQIELYDLVFAAQRAGREALTPGTAYRDVDRAARQPLESAGYGEGLAARTGHGVGLEIDEDPQLAPAAMGKLDACVPVTVEPGVHLPGRGGVRIDDTLVVRPEADGGPELLTITTKELLAL; encoded by the coding sequence ATGTCAGAGGTGTATGCGGTCCGTCGCGGTCGGCTGCGCGACCGGTGCGCCGCGGCCGGCAGCGATGCCGCCCTGGTGTCCCTGCCGGCCAACGTCCGCTATCTCGCGGGCGGCGCACCACCGGGCGCCGTTCTGCTGCTGGGCGTTGCCGACCAGCGGGACGTACTCCTCTGCCCCCGTACCCCCAGCGGCGCCCCCGCCGACAGCCGCCCCGACGAACGGCTGCGGCTGAGCATGCTGCCCACCGCCGCGGGCGATCCGGCCGTTGCCGCGGCCGACCTCCTCGACGCGTCCACCGCCCGGACGCTCGCCGTCGAGGAGCACCATCTGACCGTCGCCCGCCACCGCGCCATCGGCTCGGTGGCACCCCGGCTGCTCCTCGCCGATCTCGGCTGCGCCGTCGAACAGGAACGCACCGTCAAGGACGAGGGGGAGATCGCCCAGCTGCGGATCGCCGCCGAGATCTCCGACCAGGCACTGGGCGAACTGCTCGAATCGATCCTCGTCGGCCGCACCGAACGCCATCTCGCGCTGGAGCTGGAGCGGCGGCTGGTCGACCACGGCGCCGACGGACCGGCCTTCCGCACCTCGGTCGCCACCGGGCCGAACGCGGGCCGCGCGGGCCACCGGCCCTCGGACCGCAGGGTCGAGGAGGGAGATTTCCTCTCCGTTCGCCTCGGCGCCAACTACCACGGATACCGTTGCGAGATCGGCCGCACGTTCGTCATCGGAACGTCGCCCGCCGACTGGCAGATCGAGCTGTACGACCTGGTCTTCGCGGCACAACGGGCAGGTCGGGAGGCTCTGACACCCGGTACGGCCTACCGCGACGTGGACCGCGCGGCCCGTCAGCCGCTGGAGTCGGCGGGGTACGGCGAGGGGCTCGCGGCCCGTACCGGACACGGTGTGGGGCTCGAAATCGACGAGGACCCGCAGTTGGCACCCGCTGCCATGGGTAAACTGGACGCTTGTGTGCCGGTCACCGTCGAACCGGGGGTCCACCTCCCGGGCCGGGGCGGCGTCCGGATCGATGACACGCTCGTCGTCCGCCCCGAGGCGGACGGCGGACCCGAGCTACTCACCATCACGACCAAGGAACTGCTCGCGCTCTAG